A genomic window from Rhodococcus sp. KBS0724 includes:
- a CDS encoding zinc-dependent alcohol dehydrogenase family protein — translation MTSWQVHQPGPVRTHPLVEVQKSRPIPTSSEVLVRVLACGVCRTDLHVAEGDLPVHRTNVVPGHEIVGVVEEVGATVQGFSPGDRVGIPWLHSTCGQCEYCLRGRENLCPNSTYTGWDIDGGYAEYAVATAEFALRLPDGYSDAETSLLLCAGIIGFRALQRAEVPDGGRLGIYGFGGSAHIAAQVAMARGAEVHVMTRSESARALATQLGAASVQGSYDRPPALLDSAIIFAPVGDLVPTALAALNRGGILSIAGIHLSDIPSLNYRHHLFYEREIRSVTANTRQDAREFLAFAGEHHLEITTNTYPLADANRALVDLAEDRITGAAVLLPQLLDSGGRA, via the coding sequence ATGACCTCGTGGCAGGTACACCAGCCTGGGCCGGTCCGAACGCACCCACTGGTCGAGGTGCAGAAATCGCGACCCATCCCGACCTCGAGCGAAGTGCTGGTCCGGGTTCTCGCCTGCGGAGTGTGTCGCACCGATCTGCATGTTGCCGAAGGTGACCTGCCCGTGCATCGCACAAACGTGGTTCCCGGCCACGAAATCGTCGGCGTGGTCGAAGAGGTCGGTGCCACGGTTCAGGGCTTCTCCCCTGGTGATCGCGTCGGAATCCCGTGGCTGCATTCCACGTGCGGCCAGTGTGAGTACTGTTTGCGCGGACGGGAGAATCTGTGCCCGAACTCCACGTACACGGGCTGGGATATCGACGGTGGATACGCCGAATATGCCGTGGCGACAGCAGAATTCGCATTGCGCCTACCGGACGGATACAGCGATGCCGAAACCTCGCTGCTGCTGTGCGCCGGCATCATCGGATTTCGTGCGCTCCAGCGTGCCGAGGTCCCGGATGGCGGACGCCTGGGGATCTACGGATTCGGTGGGAGCGCCCACATTGCCGCGCAAGTCGCAATGGCGCGCGGCGCAGAAGTCCACGTCATGACCCGTAGCGAATCGGCGCGCGCGCTGGCCACGCAACTCGGCGCAGCCTCCGTGCAAGGTAGCTACGACCGCCCGCCTGCCTTGCTGGATTCAGCCATCATCTTTGCTCCCGTCGGGGACCTTGTTCCGACTGCACTCGCCGCGTTGAATCGTGGCGGAATCCTGTCGATCGCCGGGATACACCTCTCCGACATACCGAGCCTGAACTATCGGCACCACTTGTTCTACGAGCGCGAAATTCGTTCGGTCACGGCAAATACGAGGCAGGATGCTCGCGAGTTCCTCGCGTTTGCCGGCGAGCATCACCTCGAGATCACCACGAACACGTATCCACTAGCCGACGCGAATCGCGCATTGGTCGACCTGGCCGAGGACCGAATCACCGGCGCTGCCGTCTTACTGCCTCAACTTCTCGACTCAGGAGGACGAGCATGA
- a CDS encoding nuclear transport factor 2 family protein: MKSFRSAVESRDTDAMAALLSDDVVFTSPVAFKPYPGKAITASILRGVMRVFEDFRYVREIESADGRDHALVFEATVDGKLVNGCDFLHVNDDGLIDEFTVMVRPLSGANALAAAMGEQFPRIQEEAIAAMERGQTP, translated from the coding sequence ATGAAGTCCTTCCGAAGTGCTGTCGAATCGCGTGACACCGACGCCATGGCGGCGCTGCTCTCCGACGACGTCGTCTTCACCAGTCCCGTCGCCTTCAAGCCGTATCCCGGCAAGGCGATCACGGCGTCAATTCTGCGCGGTGTGATGCGGGTGTTCGAGGACTTCCGGTATGTCCGCGAGATCGAGTCGGCGGATGGGCGCGATCATGCGTTGGTTTTCGAGGCAACGGTGGACGGCAAACTCGTAAACGGTTGCGACTTTCTGCATGTGAACGATGACGGGCTGATCGACGAGTTCACCGTGATGGTCCGGCCACTGTCCGGCGCCAATGCGCTTGCGGCGGCGATGGGTGAGCAGTTTCCCCGCATTCAGGAGGAGGCGATCGCGGCGATGGAACGCGGTCAGACCCCGTAG
- the kdpB gene encoding potassium-transporting ATPase subunit KdpB, with the protein MILNTEEKPVVVDSAPDAGQSGHVKAGAFNPRQMITALPGAVRKLDPRHLARNPVMFVVFVGSVITTVMAVAEPSVFSWVITLWLWFTVIFANLAESVAEGRGKAQAASLRKVKQDTTAHRITQSGAIEVVSGTDLVVGDRVIVVAGEVIPGDGDVVEGIASVDESAITGESAPVVRESGGDRCAVTGGTTVLSDRIVVEITAAPGQSFVDRMIALVEGASRQKTPNEIALNILLASLTVIFLLAVVAIGPMGLYAGHEQDPIKLIALLVCLIPTTIGALLSAIGIAGMDRLVQRNVLAMSGRAVEAAGDIDTLLMDKTGTITFGNRRATALHPAPGVSPLELAAAARLSSLADGTPEGRSIVDLCSTQFGLGTEPTADENRAEFVPFTAQTRMSGLDLPGREIRKGAADAVMGWIARSGGTADVAVTDAVNEIAQAGGTPLVVAAKEDEKATVLGVIALSDVVKPGMAERFAELRAMGIRTIMITGDNPLTAKAIADEAGVDDFMAEATPEDKLALIRKEQEGGRLVAMTGDGTNDAPALAQSDVGVAMNTGTSAAKEAGNMVDLDSDPTKLIEIVEIGKQLLITRGALTTFSLANDLAKYFAILPALFSGIYPQLDALNIMRLATPESAIVSAVIFNALVIIALIPLSLKGVRYRPSTASALLGRNLLVYGLGGVITPFIGIWLIDLVVRLIPGIG; encoded by the coding sequence ATGATCCTGAATACCGAAGAGAAACCCGTGGTGGTGGACAGCGCCCCGGATGCCGGTCAGTCCGGTCACGTCAAGGCCGGCGCATTCAACCCGCGGCAGATGATCACGGCGCTGCCGGGTGCCGTACGTAAGCTCGACCCGCGTCATTTGGCGCGCAACCCGGTGATGTTCGTAGTGTTTGTCGGCTCCGTCATCACGACGGTCATGGCAGTGGCCGAACCGTCCGTGTTCTCGTGGGTGATCACGCTCTGGCTCTGGTTCACGGTGATCTTTGCCAACCTCGCCGAATCCGTGGCGGAGGGGCGAGGCAAGGCGCAAGCCGCAAGTCTGCGAAAGGTCAAGCAGGACACAACTGCCCACCGAATCACGCAGAGCGGTGCTATCGAGGTGGTATCCGGCACCGACCTCGTTGTCGGCGATCGTGTCATCGTGGTGGCGGGGGAGGTCATTCCGGGCGACGGCGATGTCGTCGAAGGCATTGCATCCGTCGACGAGTCCGCCATCACGGGGGAATCCGCACCCGTGGTGCGTGAATCCGGCGGCGACAGGTGCGCCGTCACGGGAGGTACGACGGTACTGTCCGACCGCATCGTCGTGGAGATCACGGCGGCACCGGGACAGTCGTTCGTCGACCGGATGATTGCGTTGGTCGAGGGGGCGTCGCGTCAGAAGACACCGAACGAGATCGCGCTCAACATCCTGCTCGCGTCGCTCACGGTGATCTTCCTGCTCGCAGTTGTTGCAATCGGCCCGATGGGTCTGTACGCCGGGCACGAGCAGGATCCGATCAAATTGATTGCCCTGCTGGTGTGCCTCATCCCGACCACGATCGGTGCACTTCTCTCCGCTATCGGCATCGCCGGGATGGACCGTCTGGTGCAGCGCAACGTGCTTGCCATGTCCGGGCGCGCCGTCGAAGCTGCCGGCGACATCGACACCCTGTTGATGGACAAGACCGGAACCATCACGTTCGGTAATCGCCGGGCAACGGCCCTGCACCCCGCTCCGGGTGTCTCGCCGCTCGAACTTGCTGCTGCAGCACGGTTGTCGAGCCTGGCGGACGGAACTCCCGAGGGTCGCAGCATCGTCGATCTGTGCTCTACGCAATTCGGTTTGGGGACCGAACCGACGGCGGACGAGAACCGGGCGGAGTTCGTTCCGTTCACAGCGCAGACGCGCATGAGTGGACTGGACCTGCCGGGACGGGAGATCCGAAAAGGCGCAGCCGATGCCGTGATGGGCTGGATCGCGCGAAGCGGTGGAACTGCCGATGTTGCCGTCACCGATGCCGTGAACGAGATAGCTCAAGCGGGCGGCACCCCACTCGTCGTGGCGGCAAAAGAGGACGAGAAGGCAACGGTTCTGGGGGTCATTGCACTCTCGGACGTCGTCAAGCCCGGTATGGCGGAGCGGTTTGCGGAACTGCGAGCCATGGGCATTAGGACGATCATGATCACCGGAGACAATCCGTTGACCGCCAAGGCCATCGCAGACGAAGCCGGGGTGGACGACTTCATGGCGGAAGCCACTCCGGAAGACAAGCTTGCCCTGATCCGGAAGGAGCAGGAGGGTGGTCGCCTCGTGGCGATGACCGGCGACGGTACCAATGATGCTCCGGCCCTGGCGCAATCGGACGTCGGCGTTGCGATGAACACCGGTACGTCGGCGGCCAAAGAGGCCGGGAACATGGTGGATCTCGATTCCGATCCCACCAAGCTGATCGAGATCGTAGAGATCGGCAAGCAGTTGCTGATCACTCGCGGCGCCTTGACCACGTTCTCGCTGGCAAACGACCTCGCGAAGTATTTTGCGATCCTGCCGGCCCTGTTCAGCGGTATCTATCCGCAGTTGGATGCTCTGAACATCATGCGGCTGGCTACTCCCGAGTCGGCGATCGTCTCGGCCGTGATCTTCAATGCGCTGGTCATCATCGCGTTGATTCCGCTGTCCCTCAAGGGCGTACGCTACCGGCCGTCGACGGCGTCGGCGCTGCTCGGCCGAAATCTGCTCGTGTACGGACTCGGCGGTGTGATCACGCCGTTCATCGGTATCTGGCTGATCGATCTTGTTGTTCGTTTGATTCCCGGAATTGGGTGA
- a CDS encoding DUF1876 domain-containing protein — MNEKHWSVDITIDEHTSETANRTRAIARLRAQEDTHFAGAGFARCNPADRDVPEIGDELAVARALADLSRQLIEATTTDLARTTSEPIRLTS; from the coding sequence ATGAACGAGAAGCACTGGTCGGTGGATATCACCATCGACGAACACACATCCGAGACGGCCAACCGAACTCGCGCAATCGCGCGGCTACGGGCACAGGAAGACACACACTTCGCCGGAGCCGGTTTCGCTCGCTGCAATCCTGCCGACCGAGATGTGCCCGAGATCGGTGACGAACTCGCGGTCGCGCGTGCGTTGGCCGACCTGTCTCGCCAATTGATCGAAGCCACAACAACGGATCTCGCGCGCACGACCAGCGAACCGATTCGGCTGACGTCCTGA
- the dinB gene encoding DNA polymerase IV codes for MSSDARGDHRSGGATILHADLDSFYASVEQRDQPDLIGRPVIVGGGVVLAASYEAKACGVRTAMSGGQARALCPQAIVVPPRMDAYSQASKDVFEVFHDTSPLVEGISIDEAFLEVGGLARIVGTPLQIGANLRRDVAEQVGLPITVGIARTKFLAKVASAYAKPDGLLLVPPDGEREFLHPLPVEKLWGVGKITAQKLRNFDIATVGDIARHDESSIVAILGRGAGQHLYALSHNRDPRPVRAYGGRSSMGAQHALGRGVHSRSELEVSLMSLVDRVSRRLRSAQQTGRTVTLRLRFGDFTRATRSHTMRRSTAETTDLLNAAMVLLSDAAPLIADKGITLIGVAVSNLDRSGAEQLELSFDGGPDTAALDSAMDSVRKKFGSGALTRAVLIGRDPDISVPLLPD; via the coding sequence ATGTCGTCAGATGCTCGCGGCGATCACCGGTCCGGTGGCGCCACGATCCTGCATGCCGATCTCGACTCGTTCTACGCCTCCGTCGAACAGCGAGACCAGCCGGATTTGATCGGCCGGCCCGTCATCGTGGGCGGCGGAGTAGTGCTGGCCGCGAGCTACGAAGCCAAAGCGTGTGGGGTCCGGACCGCGATGAGTGGGGGTCAGGCGCGTGCGCTGTGCCCGCAGGCAATTGTCGTTCCGCCTCGCATGGATGCGTACTCCCAGGCGAGCAAGGACGTATTCGAGGTTTTTCACGACACATCGCCGCTGGTAGAAGGAATCTCGATCGACGAAGCTTTCCTGGAAGTCGGGGGACTGGCACGGATCGTCGGAACACCGCTGCAGATCGGCGCCAACCTCAGGCGCGATGTGGCCGAGCAGGTTGGCCTGCCCATCACCGTCGGCATCGCCCGCACGAAATTCCTGGCAAAAGTTGCCAGCGCCTACGCCAAACCCGACGGACTGCTGCTGGTGCCACCAGACGGTGAGCGTGAATTCCTGCACCCGCTGCCCGTCGAAAAGCTGTGGGGCGTCGGCAAGATCACCGCGCAGAAGCTGCGGAATTTCGATATCGCGACAGTGGGGGACATCGCGCGGCACGACGAGTCGTCGATCGTGGCGATTTTGGGGCGCGGCGCCGGGCAACACCTGTACGCGCTCTCGCATAACCGGGATCCGCGACCGGTGCGTGCGTACGGTGGCCGAAGCTCGATGGGCGCTCAACATGCGTTGGGTCGGGGTGTGCACTCGCGATCCGAACTCGAGGTGTCGTTGATGTCGCTGGTCGATCGGGTGTCGCGGCGCCTGCGTTCGGCGCAGCAGACCGGCCGCACCGTCACACTCCGGCTTCGGTTCGGCGATTTCACGCGGGCCACCCGTTCCCACACGATGCGCCGATCCACGGCGGAAACCACGGATCTGCTGAATGCCGCGATGGTGCTGCTGAGTGATGCGGCGCCCCTCATCGCCGACAAGGGCATCACGTTGATCGGTGTTGCCGTATCCAATCTGGACCGCAGCGGCGCCGAGCAGTTGGAACTGTCCTTCGACGGTGGACCGGATACCGCTGCCCTCGACTCCGCGATGGACAGTGTGCGGAAGAAATTCGGCTCGGGAGCGCTCACACGTGCGGTGCTGATCGGCCGCGATCCCGATATCTCGGTGCCGCTGCTCCCGGACTAG
- a CDS encoding diiron oxygenase, which translates to MARSTSIVMDQPYRELLATLSDGSVHRRFDPYLDIDWDAPEYAIDPDDPRWVLSSISDPLGATSWYQEQSLERRIAMGKWRQANVTKVGSAFESILIRGMMQYIMALPNQSPEFRYCLHEMTEECNHIQMFQEFVNRVGVDVPGMRPLFRRLSPYVGLLGAKFPVIFFIGILAGEEPIDHFQKDLIREGKDTVPVMLRTMEIHIAEEARHISFAHDFLRTHVPRMSPFGRAMTSVAFPGTMRWLSGEIMAPPKEFAEKFGIPDSVMREAFWRSPTSRRILGNYFGEMRALADELGLMNPVSRRAWKRFGIAGDKARYRGEPRRWTKSRR; encoded by the coding sequence ATGGCCAGGTCGACATCGATTGTCATGGATCAGCCGTATCGCGAGTTGCTGGCGACGCTGTCCGACGGCTCAGTGCACAGGAGGTTCGACCCCTACCTCGATATCGATTGGGATGCACCGGAATACGCGATCGATCCTGATGATCCGCGCTGGGTGCTCTCGTCGATATCCGATCCGCTCGGTGCCACGAGTTGGTATCAGGAGCAGTCGCTCGAGCGCCGTATCGCGATGGGGAAGTGGCGCCAAGCCAACGTCACCAAGGTGGGTTCGGCGTTCGAGAGCATTCTGATCCGCGGAATGATGCAGTACATCATGGCGCTGCCGAACCAATCCCCGGAGTTTCGGTACTGCCTGCACGAGATGACCGAAGAGTGCAATCACATCCAGATGTTCCAGGAATTTGTGAATCGGGTTGGCGTCGACGTGCCGGGGATGCGCCCGCTGTTTCGCCGGTTGTCCCCCTACGTCGGCTTGCTGGGCGCCAAGTTCCCGGTCATTTTCTTCATCGGCATCCTGGCCGGCGAGGAACCGATCGATCACTTCCAGAAGGATCTCATCCGTGAAGGCAAGGACACCGTCCCGGTGATGTTGCGCACCATGGAGATTCACATCGCGGAGGAAGCCAGGCACATCTCGTTCGCGCACGATTTCCTGCGCACGCATGTTCCGAGAATGAGCCCGTTCGGCCGCGCGATGACGTCCGTGGCGTTTCCGGGCACCATGCGTTGGCTGTCCGGCGAGATCATGGCGCCGCCCAAGGAGTTTGCGGAAAAGTTCGGCATTCCCGACTCGGTGATGAGGGAAGCATTTTGGCGCAGTCCGACGTCGCGTCGCATCCTGGGCAACTACTTCGGTGAAATGCGCGCATTGGCAGACGAGTTGGGGCTGATGAATCCCGTCTCGCGGCGGGCGTGGAAGAGGTTCGGAATCGCCGGCGACAAGGCCCGGTATCGCGGTGAACCGCGGCGCTGGACCAAATCGCGGCGCTAG
- a CDS encoding universal stress protein, translated as MTAPIVVGVDGSTRSLDAVRWASHEAVLRGRPLHLVAAIRGEPSTYGNAFTLGAPQFAAKRREGKLRLSRGRSAAQPATGGGPVVTEHLGFGHPVDILLEQSEDAAMLVVGSRGLGRWADGILGSVSTATVLHARCPVAVIRELPPADEPLRGGPVVVGVDGTEHSEPALAEAFETASLHGVELVAVHAWSDSHLSTAFRTDPDGESLDWDAIATAEHAVLAERLAGWTDRYPDVAVRRVVVHDNPAQELITESKSAQLVVVGRRGRGGFKSMLLGSTSRNLLHRALCPLLIVTHP; from the coding sequence ATGACCGCACCAATTGTCGTGGGAGTGGACGGTTCGACCCGCTCGTTGGACGCGGTTCGCTGGGCGTCGCACGAAGCAGTTCTCCGGGGACGGCCACTACATCTTGTAGCCGCGATCCGCGGCGAACCGAGCACGTACGGAAATGCCTTCACACTTGGTGCGCCGCAGTTTGCCGCGAAGCGCCGAGAAGGCAAACTGCGGCTTTCCCGTGGGCGTTCGGCAGCGCAGCCTGCAACAGGCGGCGGCCCGGTTGTCACCGAGCATCTGGGGTTCGGTCACCCTGTCGACATTCTGCTCGAACAATCGGAGGACGCCGCAATGCTGGTCGTAGGCTCACGTGGCCTGGGCCGGTGGGCAGACGGGATTCTCGGTTCTGTCAGTACCGCGACGGTCCTACATGCGCGGTGTCCGGTTGCCGTGATCCGAGAACTACCGCCCGCGGACGAACCGCTGCGAGGCGGTCCCGTTGTCGTCGGCGTCGACGGTACGGAGCACAGCGAACCAGCACTGGCCGAAGCCTTCGAAACGGCGTCGCTGCACGGCGTCGAACTTGTTGCCGTGCACGCCTGGAGCGATTCGCACCTGTCCACGGCATTCCGCACCGATCCCGACGGTGAGTCTCTCGACTGGGATGCCATCGCCACCGCCGAGCACGCGGTTCTCGCCGAACGGCTTGCCGGATGGACGGACCGATATCCCGACGTTGCGGTTCGTCGAGTTGTCGTGCACGACAACCCTGCCCAAGAACTGATCACCGAGTCGAAGTCGGCACAACTGGTTGTTGTCGGCCGACGAGGACGCGGCGGTTTCAAGTCCATGCTGCTGGGCTCGACCAGCCGAAATCTCTTGCACCGGGCGTTGTGTCCACTGTTGATCGTGACGCACCCCTGA
- a CDS encoding sensor histidine kinase KdpD has product MSSSEKVGTRKRGELRIYLGAAPGVGKTFAMLGEAHRRRDRGTDVVAAVVESHGRARTAAQIGDLEIIAPKLVEYRGTRMPELDVEAVLARRPALVLVDELAHTNTPGSKNHKRWQDVQELLDAGIDVLSTVNVQHLESLNDVVAHITGVTQQETVPDEVVRGAAQVELVDITPEALRRRLSHGNVYAPERVDAALGNYFRRGNLTALRELALLWVADQVDAALAKYRAENKITDTWEARERVVVAVTGGPESETLVRRASRIASKSSAELMVVHVVRGDGLTGVSAPEMGKVRALATGVGATLHTVVGDDVPSTLLEFAREENATQLVLGTSRRSRLARILDEGIGAAVVQQSGGIDVHMVTHEEATVRRRISLFGRSERRLLSWIAAVVVPTLAAGLMGLVDRVSGVNGENALFFVVVVLVALLGGVGPAIASSLISGLLLNYFFTDPKYSFTIAEPDNFITTVVLLIVAVAVAVLVDAAAKKAREAKRASEEAELLTLFAGSVLRGADLSTLLEKAREIYRQRGVSVVHHEDGVVAAVGAEPPTREADADTACEVNDGEYALLLSGPELSARDRRVLTVVAHQAVGMIRQEKLTVEASKAAALTEADQLRRALLSAVSHDLRTPLAGVKAAVSSLRSDDIEFSPEDTAELLATIEESADQLTALVGNLLDSSRLAAGVVKPTLRPVYLDEVVHRALLGLGIGGRSDSRSVIVDVGTVAVQADQGLLERVIANIVDNALRYGGRTPVRVGAARVGDHAVITVADTGPGVPRGEAESMFQPFQRMGDRDNTGGVGLGLSVVRGFVDAMGGTVSATDTPGGGLTMIVELAGAGTNGSES; this is encoded by the coding sequence GTGAGTTCTTCGGAGAAGGTCGGTACGCGCAAACGAGGTGAACTGCGCATCTACCTCGGCGCGGCACCTGGCGTCGGAAAGACCTTTGCGATGCTCGGCGAGGCTCATCGCCGCCGTGATCGTGGAACCGATGTGGTCGCGGCCGTTGTGGAATCACACGGCCGCGCCCGCACCGCCGCGCAAATCGGCGACCTCGAGATCATCGCGCCCAAACTGGTCGAATATCGCGGCACCCGGATGCCGGAACTTGATGTCGAGGCGGTTCTGGCCCGTCGTCCTGCCTTGGTGTTGGTGGACGAATTGGCGCACACCAACACCCCGGGAAGCAAGAATCACAAGCGGTGGCAGGACGTCCAGGAATTGTTGGACGCCGGGATCGACGTCCTCTCGACCGTCAACGTGCAACATCTCGAGAGCCTCAACGACGTTGTCGCGCACATCACGGGAGTGACACAGCAGGAAACGGTTCCGGATGAGGTGGTCCGCGGCGCAGCGCAGGTCGAGTTGGTCGACATCACGCCGGAAGCATTGCGACGCAGACTGTCCCACGGAAACGTCTATGCTCCCGAACGTGTCGACGCGGCTCTCGGAAACTACTTCCGGCGCGGAAACCTCACCGCGCTACGCGAGTTGGCGCTTCTCTGGGTAGCCGATCAGGTGGACGCGGCCCTGGCGAAGTACCGGGCCGAGAACAAGATCACCGACACCTGGGAAGCGCGTGAGCGCGTTGTCGTCGCAGTGACCGGGGGACCGGAGTCGGAAACCCTGGTACGACGCGCTTCTCGGATCGCATCCAAGTCGAGTGCCGAACTGATGGTGGTGCACGTCGTCCGCGGTGACGGACTGACCGGAGTTTCCGCACCGGAGATGGGAAAGGTGCGCGCACTCGCCACCGGGGTCGGCGCCACCCTGCACACCGTCGTCGGCGACGACGTGCCGTCGACGCTCCTCGAGTTCGCCCGTGAGGAGAATGCCACTCAGTTGGTTCTGGGAACGTCGCGGCGGTCGAGGTTGGCCCGCATTCTCGACGAGGGAATCGGCGCGGCGGTTGTTCAGCAGTCCGGTGGCATCGACGTGCACATGGTCACTCACGAGGAGGCGACCGTCCGTCGCCGGATCTCGTTGTTCGGACGGTCCGAGCGCCGCTTGCTGTCGTGGATTGCGGCAGTGGTGGTTCCGACCTTGGCGGCCGGGCTCATGGGGTTGGTGGATCGGGTATCCGGCGTCAACGGCGAGAACGCGCTCTTCTTCGTTGTGGTTGTTCTTGTCGCCCTACTCGGTGGTGTGGGGCCGGCGATCGCGTCCTCACTCATCTCCGGTCTACTGCTCAACTACTTCTTCACCGATCCCAAATACAGCTTTACGATCGCCGAGCCGGACAATTTCATCACGACGGTGGTTCTGCTGATAGTGGCTGTGGCAGTGGCCGTTCTGGTTGACGCCGCCGCCAAAAAGGCGCGGGAAGCGAAGCGGGCTTCGGAGGAAGCCGAGCTTCTCACACTGTTCGCGGGGTCGGTGCTTCGCGGCGCTGACCTCTCCACGCTGCTGGAGAAGGCTCGCGAAATCTACCGTCAACGTGGGGTTTCGGTAGTTCATCACGAGGACGGCGTTGTCGCGGCGGTGGGCGCCGAGCCGCCGACTCGCGAGGCTGATGCGGATACCGCGTGCGAGGTCAACGACGGCGAGTACGCGCTGCTGCTGTCTGGGCCGGAGTTGAGTGCGCGGGATCGACGGGTGCTGACCGTTGTTGCGCACCAGGCGGTCGGCATGATCCGTCAGGAGAAGCTCACGGTCGAAGCGAGTAAAGCGGCGGCCCTCACCGAGGCCGATCAACTGCGTAGAGCACTGCTTTCGGCTGTGAGCCATGACCTTCGGACACCGCTCGCCGGAGTGAAGGCCGCAGTGTCGAGCTTGCGCAGTGACGACATCGAGTTCTCACCCGAGGACACGGCAGAACTGCTGGCCACCATCGAGGAATCGGCGGATCAGTTGACCGCACTGGTCGGCAACCTGCTCGATTCGTCCAGACTGGCTGCGGGAGTGGTGAAGCCGACGTTGCGGCCGGTCTACCTCGACGAAGTGGTGCACCGGGCGTTGCTCGGGCTGGGGATCGGCGGTCGATCCGACTCCCGCAGTGTGATCGTCGACGTGGGTACTGTTGCCGTGCAAGCCGATCAGGGTTTGCTCGAGAGGGTGATTGCGAACATCGTGGACAACGCCTTGCGATACGGCGGCAGAACACCGGTGCGGGTGGGAGCCGCCCGCGTCGGAGACCATGCCGTTATTACCGTCGCGGATACCGGGCCGGGGGTACCCCGTGGTGAAGCCGAATCGATGTTTCAGCCGTTCCAGCGAATGGGGGACCGCGACAACACCGGCGGCGTCGGGCTCGGGCTGTCCGTTGTTCGCGGATTTGTCGACGCCATGGGCGGAACGGTCAGTGCCACGGACACTCCGGGTGGTGGGTTGACGATGATCGTCGAACTGGCCGGTGCAGGAACGAATGGAAGTGAGTCATGA
- a CDS encoding response regulator: protein MSRILVVDDEPQILRALRINLTVRGYDVVTASTGAGALRAAAERPPDVVILDLGLPDMDGTEVLAGLRGWCTAPVIVLSARTDSADKVEALDAGADDYVTKPFGMDEFLARVRAAARRGVSATDTSEPSVETASFTVDLSAKTVSRRGEQVHLTPTEWGMLEMLVRNRGKLVGQKELLREVWGPAYDTETHYLRVYLAQLRRKLEDDPAHPKHLITEAGMGYRFVV, encoded by the coding sequence ATGAGCCGGATACTGGTCGTCGACGACGAGCCGCAGATCTTGCGGGCACTACGCATCAACCTCACTGTGCGTGGATACGACGTGGTGACGGCGTCCACCGGAGCCGGTGCGCTGCGCGCCGCAGCGGAACGGCCGCCGGACGTGGTGATTCTCGATCTCGGTCTGCCGGACATGGACGGCACCGAAGTGCTTGCCGGACTGCGCGGCTGGTGCACCGCGCCGGTCATCGTGCTGTCGGCACGCACCGACTCGGCAGACAAGGTCGAAGCGTTGGACGCCGGTGCGGACGACTACGTCACCAAGCCGTTCGGGATGGACGAGTTCCTGGCGCGAGTGCGCGCGGCGGCGCGGCGCGGAGTATCGGCAACCGACACGTCGGAACCGTCGGTGGAGACGGCGTCGTTCACCGTCGACTTGTCGGCGAAGACGGTCAGTCGGCGCGGCGAGCAGGTGCATCTGACACCCACCGAGTGGGGAATGCTCGAAATGCTGGTGCGCAATCGCGGAAAGTTGGTCGGACAGAAGGAACTTCTCCGCGAGGTGTGGGGACCGGCCTACGACACCGAGACCCACTACCTGCGGGTGTATCTGGCACAACTGCGTCGCAAGCTCGAAGACGATCCGGCGCACCCCAAGCATCTGATCACGGAAGCGGGGATGGGTTACCGCTTCGTGGTGTGA
- a CDS encoding potassium-transporting ATPase subunit C has translation MRFSIGFAKQVWAGLLVLLSLTVVLGVIYPAAVWGVGRISSGSAEGSPVTDAAGCVVGSAWVGVDPQVPEGARDPFFHNRVVGSVSDENPFATGDPAAALPSNQGPSSEILAAFIDARRSAIADREGVDPSAVPVDAVTGSGSGIDPHISPAYALLQVPRVAAINGMSEDAVRELVSENTDGRQLGFLGEERVNVLALNLALGLTAPTCATSPAGG, from the coding sequence ATGCGTTTCAGTATCGGTTTTGCCAAACAGGTGTGGGCGGGCCTTCTTGTTCTGCTGTCGCTCACCGTGGTTCTCGGCGTGATCTATCCCGCCGCGGTCTGGGGAGTGGGCCGGATCAGTTCCGGTTCCGCTGAGGGATCACCCGTGACCGACGCGGCGGGATGCGTGGTCGGAAGTGCGTGGGTAGGCGTCGATCCGCAGGTGCCGGAGGGAGCGCGCGATCCGTTCTTCCACAACCGGGTTGTGGGATCGGTCTCGGACGAGAATCCGTTTGCGACGGGTGATCCTGCCGCTGCGCTGCCGTCGAATCAGGGGCCCAGCAGCGAGATTCTTGCCGCCTTCATCGATGCACGTCGGTCCGCCATCGCGGATCGCGAGGGTGTGGATCCGTCCGCTGTCCCGGTCGACGCCGTCACTGGTTCGGGTTCGGGCATCGATCCACACATCAGCCCGGCCTACGCTCTGCTGCAGGTGCCTCGGGTTGCCGCGATCAACGGGATGTCCGAAGACGCGGTACGGGAATTGGTGAGTGAGAATACCGACGGGCGGCAACTCGGGTTCCTCGGTGAAGAGCGCGTCAACGTCCTAGCACTGAATCTGGCTCTCGGTTTGACGGCGCCTACGTGTGCCACGTCGCCTGCTGGTGGATGA